In Columba livia isolate bColLiv1 breed racing homer chromosome 16, bColLiv1.pat.W.v2, whole genome shotgun sequence, the DNA window TGATGGGTGAAACACTCTTCTCAACCGCAGTTTAAACAAACCCTAATGTGCTGTTAGCCATTTTTTTCAGCCTCTTATCCCTCCTCAAAAGCTGTGTGCTTTGCTGTGACAAATTAGAGGTTTTtctaaaattaactttttttcattttctctttttccttcaccCAATCATATGCCGTGGCTTCCCAGAGGCTGAAAGGACAGGATAATAAAGGTGAGAATCATGCTGAGATCTGGTCGTTTAAATTGTTACTATATCAGATTAATTATGCAGGTACTTGTAGGTGAGCAGAAAGATATTGCTCTTAATCCCTACAGATAAAATCTGGAACAAAGGAAGTTGtgctttatttcaaaaataacaaaCTGTTACTCATACGAGCTTGCTTGCATCCTACTTAATGTTGCTGAGTTTACAGTTGGAAGGATTATGTGTTAGTATTGAACACAATAATGGTCTtcatttcctttaaataaaGCAGATTTATGCATAAAGTCACAGGGATATGCCTATTCAATAtacatttttacagttttgCATGGTGTCTTGCCATATGATTACAGTTGTGTTACTGATCTGTTGATTGATATATCTACTAGGTGTTACATATAAGCCTACTAACTTAATTatttaagaaattttaaaatgaaattagttAACTTCAGACgataaaataagctttttatGATCAGTCCTGTGcttcttttgaaattaaatttaataacAGGTTACCTGAGAAAATACCTTTATTATTACTGTGTTTGTTAATAAATGTGTGACTGTTTAGACTTAGAAActagcaatatttttttaactaataaATGCTTTTGAATATATCCAACCTGCCTTAAAAATCCAGCTACTTAGAGAAAGTTTCAGACTATGTCCTGTGTTTGTAAATACTCTTTTACCTCCACTCTCCCTGCCAAACTTTGCAGAAATATTCTGCTAAATTCCCAAACTTATTTGCTGGGTGTCCTGTTTGGTATAGTGTTACTTTTAGTTTAGCTGTTCTATGAAATAGTTGCTTTATTTGCCTATCACATAATGCATTTGAccttgttttcttaaatttaaagcaaacaacagaaattatttgaagTGACTTAATAACAGCTTTAGGTTTGCGTATCTTTTCATTGTGGGGTTTGAATGCTTTTCACACTAATTCGGGCTTAAGTGGGCCTTTGATTGTGGCAGATATCTCTGTTTTACACCTGAGAAATTTGAGACTTAGATTTTCCTGAAGATATCAGGGTATCAAGGCACTTAGCCATCATTATTTCATAATTAAATGTAACCTCACCTCATCTTATTTTAGCCAACTTAAATTAAGCAAGCAGTGAATAACGTCCTGGGAGGAGAACTGTGAATTAGTTTCTCAGAGTTCTAATTATGGACCAGAACAATAGATGTTGTTTCCcaatatttttcacaaaatccttgtccatatttttttttttttttttactttactaAATTTTAGTTTTATAAACAATAATATAAAGAGAAACAGTTTTGGGGAAAGATGTCATCCCTTGATGTTTTTATGAGTCTGCAGTCTGTGGAAAAAATACGAATTTTCATAAAATAGGTAGAAAACTTTACTGAAGTGCTACTGAGCAGTGTTATAATATGTTGtaacctttttcttttagtgCAAAATGGTTCGTTACATCAGAAGGATACAGTTCATGACAACGATTTTGAACCTTACCTTTCCGGGCAGTCAAATCAGGTTGGTATATTTTTaactgaggtttttttctcagGCATGATGTTGGCACTCGATTCATAGGATTGTGTTGAGGGAGCAAATTCCTtaaatagaaatggaaaaagaaatgacTGGCATATTGTGTTACTTGGTAATACAACTAGCGTTTGTGCTCACAAAGCTAATATTACTCTGCATATCCAGATGGCCACAAGTGAAAATGAAGTTAATGCTCCAACTAGTGTCTGCTGATTGCTCCTCAAATTGCAGGTTATTGATACGGTTGGACTTTGACAGACTATTTGATCTTAGAGTTCTTTGGGAGATGAGTTGAGTGTGGGAGTCTGAAGGTTCTGCTTATGATCCCTCCTGATGTGTATAATTTGTATAATCCTAGAAATGAGTGTAGTTGAAATGGGTTCTGATGCTTTCTAGGTAGCTTGTAGAGTTGTCCCAATTGCTTTTTACACTTCAGCAAGTATTGTTGTTCTTTCAAGTCCTCTGACATGTCGTAACAATTAAAGATGTGTTATTTTAAGAGCAAGGTACTGTAATGTAAATTCAATATAATCCAGTTCATTATAATGTACATTAAATCAACATCCATGACTTAAATACCAcgataatttaaaatactttggcCTTACATTCAAAtctttaaagtgaaaaaattgTATAGAAAGTGGAGATGCTGCAAGTTTTCTTTTGCGGTTTCAAAGAGACTGACCGGAGGTACGTTATTATTTCTGGGCAGAAAGGCAAAGTGttatgttttaaaaggaaaatttataATTCAACCTGAAGCTGATAGATGCCAGTGGTGACATCGCTGAACTTgcttgcaaaagaaaattattctataTGCTAAAAAAAAGTAGCACATGATGTgctgttctgtttcatttgtgGAAACTGTGATTCAATCTTGACCATAAACACCAGAGCAAACAGTATCAATTCCTGCACTGTGTATCAGGGATCTTCAAGATgtattaaacattttttgttaGGCAGATGGATGGAACTGTGTTACAGGTTTTGGATTGTGTCAGCTTTTAGGAAGATTACAAACTTTAGCACAATATAGATAGAGGTGAGCTATGCAGGCACCGCTGTGGAAGTTGGGACAAGTCTCTGACAATGTGAACTCTGAGCTCTGTGAGTACCAGCTCCCCAGCtaagctgctgcagcacagatgtGTTCTCCAGGCTTTTATGAAGTTAAAATGATGTAATGGGGAACATTCCCTGTTCTCTGGAATTAATGTGCTGTAGCAGCCATGAAAGCAGGGaatttgtgggaaaaaaatgacgtaaaattctcctttttaatGCAGAATTAGTTTTGAAAGAAATTGTGGTTTTTacctttctctattttttttgaAATTCCACTTCATCACATTTGtatgtaatttttaattacttaagACAAAGCTATGTTTTTCTAATGTGAAATATACTGAACTTTAAACTTCATACAGAAAACATGCAGAACCGTCTATTATAGATTAATTCTAGGAAATTTGTCTTAGCTGTCAGCAAGCCAAATTATTAggtttaaatagaaaaattactATGACTATTAGAATTTCTGTAATTCTAATAAAGTTTTCTTATGTGAAAGTGTAGCTCCATTTACTGATTTATTTGTGCTGCACTAAGAAATTGGCATGCTAAAAGAAACAATTGTGCAGGTTGTCTTACAGTTTCAACTGGAAAGTGGCAGTAGCATTAATTAGGGCTGTGAGATTTTGTACTGAAGACAatcatgtttctgaaaaaagtgtttttatcTAGTTATTCAGTCAGATTTATTGAgccctttaaaataaatgtaagtgacttagaagaaaatatttgaaaccaactggatattttaaaaaaaagtaagaaattaaagaaatatttaaaaaaaaaaagtcccagcTGACACAACAATAAGTTTGACATCAAAATCAGATGTAGGTTGGTAATATTTTGttaatttcatcttttaaaaatacagattacTCTTTGAAATTAGTTTTGAGCatgaaatataataaaacaaaatgtaattGTATTCCTTGTGTTGAGAAGTGCTCTTAGGTAGtgctgccttcctttctttccgTAAAGGTTCTAGTATCCAAGTAGCAGTAGTTAATACAGATCAGATTTGAGATGTGGTAGCTTTGTGGTACGAAGCACACTAAAAGTACTTTTAAGTGCAAAGGGAGCTGAGTGGTCATATACAAAGTTATACTCAAAGCAAGAAAGGCATCCCCCGTGTAACGTCATCCAGAACCAAAAGATTATTCGTAAGTAACAGGGAATTCTAAGCGAGAAGCACTAGGAGGGATCCCTTCCTAATTAAAATATGGttaggtttgtttgttgtgaTGCAGAAAGGTCAGTGATAAGTTTGTTGAAATAAATGTGCTGCTGCAGTGAAGGACTTCTGTCAGGGTTTCTTTTACACACCCTGGCATAAAGCCAGTCAAAATAGATTGGATGTTTTGTAAGCATGTCTGCTGAAACTTGCCTGTAATCTTGTTAGAATCCTTGTGGAAACTTTACAGGCTGTGTGACAGGAGGTGACACTCTCAGGAATTGTCTAGAATCCTTTGGCAGAAATATTTTAGGACAAACCACCTGCTTTCTCCAAGCTTATTCTTTTTTGGTCTTAATAAATTCTAAATCTGTAGAGTATATGAACATAAGCTCTGTAAAGAACTATTGATGTCTcctccctgtcacctgcacttGTTTTTACATTGTTCTTATCACTTTAAGATCACCACATTGTAATCTCAAAGTAAAGTCTTTCAGAAGAAtgttttaatatgttaaatatTGATTATTTTAGTTTGGGAGTCTCAGAAAATGTATTGTAGAGGATCTTCTCGTAGGTGAATTGTGAAACTCTTGTTAACAATAGAATTTGCATGTGAATAAAGGAAGCGTGAACAGTGGCgaagataatttctttttaatcaatAACATTGGATTTAGGATGTTGGCATCTTTGCAGTACTGAATGTAAATCTTGGAGGCATTTTCTGGTACCGTTCTGTATCTGGAAAGTAAGAATATTGAATTACTCTGGCTTTGGGATGTCACGAAAGGGAGTTGTTGAAAATTGAGCAGTAAAAATGATTCTGTCTATCGGCTGGGTATTACGCTTTTCTTCAGCAAGGagcttttttacttcatttttttgaaTCAGCTGTGAAATAATCTGATCTTTGGGAAAATGACTGAAGCTCCAGAGCAGTTCTGCTGATTttgcagatgcatttttttcaggtttgaAATCTTGCAGTTTGAGAGAGATCTTAGTTGTtcttaaaataatctttctccATGAGTAAGGAAAAGTTAGCTGCTGTTTAACAGGAGATGCTGACCTTCCCTCCCCCTTGCTGGTAATTACGGTTAGCATGTCACTTTGGAAGGTCTGCAATATATATGCTTGAAGTTTATTTAAAGAGGAATAAAACCTCTATTTTAGAATATTCTTTATTCGTTCGTTTGCATTGTTGAATATGAGAAACACAGAACACTTCAAAAATCAGATGTCAGCAGAAGATTTAGAATGGAAGGAAGGGCTTCTTGGCTTGGTCTAAGAAGCGgttaaaagagaggaaaagctgGAATTTCTGAGGGGAATCTGCTAGTTTATACCTGGTCAGTCTCTTTATTTCCTAAAGTGGAAAAGGTGGCCTGTTTGGAAGGACAGTCAGAAACAGGCTTGCACATTTGTAACTTTGCTTCTGAGGGAAGAACAGACACCTGCAAAAGGCTGAACAGGGTATTTTCTCAGACAGTTTGTGTGGCGTATATCACATGCCATATTTGCGTCTGTTTGTCTCTAGTATACCAATCAGATTAATTTCAGTTTGTAGTTGTTAGGTCTACTTATAGAAAACTCAGCAAGTGTCTTAGGATCACAGTGAGATCACATGCTATGTCAGAAGTAGCCTTTGCATGTTTTACCACGTCAGGTATGTTTTGCCCTTGGGGACTGTTGGCCCCTCAAAACAATTCTTTAATGATGACTGTGATCATATTTTCTGTTATGTGTTGTCATGTTAAAGCAATTTAGTCTAAAACTTATCCCGTGTAGTGATCTAGAGTGCTAAATATCCTTAGTTCTGTGAGagacaaaatattgttttctaagtcccttgaaatattttggaGTATCAGTAGATTCAATAATTCCAGAAGAAGTCACTAAATAGCCTTAGTAATGTGACTAAGCTTATGTGGTTTCAAAATCTCGAGTACTAACCTCGTTGTGAGCCACtagtcctgggctgcatcataAATGCCCAGAGACTGCATTTTAACTCTGAATCTTTCTTGAAGTATGAACCAAAATCTGTAATTAGAAGCTATATTACCTTATCTCTGTTCTTTCTATTTGGTAATGAACAGTGTTGTGGCTATGTTTATATTAAGAGTGGTTTTATATCTaaagttatcttttttttctttaacagaacAGTAGCTATCCATCAATGACTGATCCTTATCTGTCCAGTTATTATCCACCATCTATTGGGTTCCCCTATTCTCTCAGTGAAGCACCATGGTCTACAGGGGGAGATCCTCCTATCCCGTATCTCACCACCTATGGACAGCTCAGTAATGGAGATCATCATTTTATGCACGATGCTGTTTTTGGACAGCCTGGAGGCCTGGGAAATAACATCTACCAACACCGGTTTAactttttccctgaaaatcCTGCCTTCTCAGCATGGGGAACAAGTGGATCCCAAGGACAGCAGACTCAAAGTTCAGCATATGGGAGCAGTTACAGCTACCCACCCAGTTCACTGGGCGGTACCATTGTGGATGGACAAACAGGATTTCATAATGATACATTAAATAAAGCTCCTGGAATGAACAGTATTGAACAgggaatggttggacttaaGATTGGTGGAGACGTTACAACCTCTGCAGTAAAAACAGTAGGTTCTGTTGTCAACAGTGCCGGGATGACAGGTGCCCTCTCTGGTAACAGTGGATCTAATGTCAACTTGCCAGTATCTAAACCAACCTCTTGGGCTGCTATAGCAAGCAAGCCTGCGAAACCACAGcctaaaatgaaagcaaaaactgGACCTGTAATCGGAGGAGCATTGCCTCCTCCACCTATAAAGCATAATATGGACATAGGTACTTGGGATAATAAGGGTCCTGTGGCAAAAGTTCCTGCCCCCCAACAGATCCCTTCTCCTCAGTCTGTTCCACAGCCACAGCAAACAATTGTTCAACCTGTTCCAACTCAACCTCCTCCATTGACTCAGCCGCAGTATCAGAGCCCTCAGCAGCCACCCCAAAATCGCTGGGTAGCTCCTCGCAACAGAAATGTAGCTTTTGGCCAAAGCGGAGGAACTGGTAATGACAGCAACTCAGTTGGCAGTACCCAGCCTAACCCTGTTCCAACTGGCGAGTCCCATCCCGTTCTTGAAAAACTGAAAGCTGCTCATAGCTATAACCCTAAAGATTTTGAATGGAACCTTAAAAATGGGCGTGTGTTCATAATAAAGAGCTATTCTGAGGATGATATTCATCGTTCCATTAAGTATTCTATTTGGTGTAGTACGGAACATGGCAACAAACGCCTGGACAGTGCTTTTCGGTCCATGAATAGCAAGGGTCCAGTCTACTTGCTGTTCAGTGTCAATGGCAGTGGACACTTCTGTGGAGTAGCGGAGATGAAATCACCTGTGGACTATGGCACCAGTGCAGGTGTCTGGTCTCAGGACAAGTGGAAGGGAAAATTTGATGTCAAGTGGATCTTTGTGAAGGATGTGCCCAACAACCAGCTCCGACACATCAGGCTGGAGAACAATGACAACAAACCTGTTACAAACTCCCGTGATACACAGGAGGTGCccttagaaaaagcaaaacaagtgcTTAAAATTATTGCTACTTACAAGCACACGACCTCCATCTTTGATGACTTTTCTCATTATGAAAAGCGccaagaagaggaggaggtggtgCGGAAGGTAAACttattaaaaaatttattttatacacAGATATGgggaaaatgaaatgtgaagGCTGCTATGGTGGAAAAAATGTAAGTAGGAACTCAAAATGTTTTTCGTACATCTCAACttgatggttttgtttgtgtttaacAACACGAAAAACAAACTGATGCTTATTTGTCTGTGACAATTTCATAGCTAAATGCGTTTCAAAGCAGAAAGTTAAGCCGTAATGCAGGTAAAGGGCATGTTCAGGTTTTTggattttgatttattttctatcTTAAAATGGTTAATAAACTAGAAAATAGTTTCTGTTTCAGAATTAGATTTGCAAATAATTGccgcttaaggttttttttgccttataCATATGAGGTGTTCTAAACTGTTTTACTAGAACTGGGCTATCAAAATGGATACTTGTGCTTGCATTTGAAATTTGTACATCGCCTTTAAGAGCAAGAAACCTCATCTTGTTTGTTTAGTTGACCTctctggaaaagaaagagtTGCATAAAATTATTGCAATAGTGCTAGAAAGACTGCGTTTTTGCTGCTAAAGTCACATGTATTATTATTTGGGTAAATAAAGGTTTTCAGTTCTCAGGTCTAATCTGTCTACTAATTCTTGAAAAGAAGTTTTGAGTGAATATGTAGTAAGAGAAATTTGGGCAGTAACAGCGAAAGTGTAGTAAAAACTTCCATATGCTTTCATGGCTCTCAGTCTGCCACAAGAGACATCTGTCCCTATCCATCCCATGACCTCCGTTTCAAAAATTCCCTTCTCTAATTAAACAGCCTAGAAGTAATGAACTGACAAAATAACAGGTGTTGGGATGTGTAGTTACTTTTTTTGTATAGCATTTCAAATATAAAGCAGTTATTTGACGGGCTAGTTTAATGCAGCTCACACTTGctacaaaatgtttttgaagcAAAGACTTGATGCATGTTCCCGGAGCTTAAATTGAAGTTGCCATTTTAAAGGTTTTAATACCATTTAAAAGTGCAGATAGCATTGCTTTAAACTGTCTCCATAGAATGTACCTGTAAATTATGAGAGAAAAGTAGATCAGTATCTTAAGGACTTTTAAGCTCGGCTTTCCCAAGCTGTCAGATATGCTGTGCGCAGCGTAACCTCGACACAGCAGGGAAGGAGAGTTTCAGGTTTGCAGTTTTTCTTGTGTACTCCCTGTGGGGTTCCACAAGTTATACCTAAAAGTCTTTACCTCAAC includes these proteins:
- the YTHDF1 gene encoding YTH domain-containing family protein 1 isoform X2 — its product is MSATSVDPQRLKGQDNKVQNGSLHQKDTVHDNDFEPYLSGQSNQNSSYPSMTDPYLSSYYPPSIGFPYSLSEAPWSTGGDPPIPYLTTYGQLSNGDHHFMHDAVFGQPGGLGNNIYQHRFNFFPENPAFSAWGTSGSQGQQTQSSAYGSSYSYPPSSLGGTIVDGQTGFHNDTLNKAPGMNSIEQGMVGLKIGGDVTTSAVKTVGSVVNSAGMTGALSGNSGSNVNLPVSKPTSWAAIASKPAKPQPKMKAKTGPVIGGALPPPPIKHNMDIGTWDNKGPVAKVPAPQQIPSPQSVPQPQQTIVQPVPTQPPPLTQPQYQSPQQPPQNRWVAPRNRNVAFGQSGGTGNDSNSVGSTQPNPVPTGESHPVLEKLKAAHSYNPKDFEWNLKNGRVFIIKSYSEDDIHRSIKYSIWCSTEHGNKRLDSAFRSMNSKGPVYLLFSVNGSGHFCGVAEMKSPVDYGTSAGVWSQDKWKGKFDVKWIFVKDVPNNQLRHIRLENNDNKPVTNSRDTQEVPLEKAKQVLKIIATYKHTTSIFDDFSHYEKRQEEEEVVRKERQNRNKQ
- the YTHDF1 gene encoding YTH domain-containing family protein 1 isoform X1 — translated: MSATSVDPQRLKGQDNKVQNGSLHQKDTVHDNDFEPYLSGQSNQNSSYPSMTDPYLSSYYPPSIGFPYSLSEAPWSTGGDPPIPYLTTYGQLSNGDHHFMHDAVFGQPGGLGNNIYQHRFNFFPENPAFSAWGTSGSQGQQTQSSAYGSSYSYPPSSLGGTIVDGQTGFHNDTLNKAPGMNSIEQGMVGLKIGGDVTTSAVKTVGSVVNSAGMTGALSGNSGSNVNLPVSKPTSWAAIASKPAKPQPKMKAKTGPVIGGALPPPPIKHNMDIGTWDNKGPVAKVPAPQQIPSPQSVPQPQQTIVQPVPTQPPPLTQPQYQSPQQPPQNRWVAPRNRNVAFGQSGGTGNDSNSVGSTQPNPVPTGESHPVLEKLKAAHSYNPKDFEWNLKNGRVFIIKSYSEDDIHRSIKYSIWCSTEHGNKRLDSAFRSMNSKGPVYLLFSVNGSGHFCGVAEMKSPVDYGTSAGVWSQDKWKGKFDVKWIFVKDVPNNQLRHIRLENNDNKPVTNSRDTQEVPLEKAKQVLKIIATYKHTTSIFDDFSHYEKRQEEEEVVRKVNLLKNLFYTQIWGK